The DNA sequence attttgatttctgtaagcgtgaattttttttgttttcatataCTAGAAGAGTTAGTATTTTGGttgaagaattaaataattgagattTAAATTAGGTGGATAATTATGTCAATTCATAAATATGACGAAGGAAACAccatgaaaaatgaataagaaaaagataaaaaataaaaaatctcttATTCTAAAATATTCGCATGTCTTGATCCCTGCTCTGAAAATTCAGCGAAATTAATACTAAATTTCAAAAGGTCAGCGAATGTGATCATCTTTTAACGAAtgtgatccatttttttacgAATTCTCTCCTTTTTGAGGGTGCACGATTCTGCCTTTTTATCCAATCTCTGCCTGCTATTACCTGCCACCGTTAATTCCTGCCCTTCTCCCTCAAAATTTCCCTCTTTTCTGTTAATctgagttttaatttaattttcccaaTTGAATTCCGTTGATCTTCTCGCCGCCAATGAAGGTTCACCCGTCGCCGAGGAATCTCAACATCACGCTCCGCTACGACGTCGCTTCGCTCCTCGCTCAGGCCAACGCCTGCCGGCAGAAGAAGCTTCTGCGGCTGCCGCACATCTTCGCGAAAGTCCTGGAGCTCCCCTTCCACTCCGACGCCGACGTCTCGGTCGACGAGACGCCGGCGTCGATCCGATTCACCGCCGCCACGGACGACATCAGCGGCGACGTCAGGGCCGACGCCGTCGCGATCTACCCCGGCGTCACGAAGATCGTCATAAGGGGAAACGGCGTCGTTGACCTTTCAGGGACCGAATTCGAGCTCGATCTGTGGCGGTTCCGCCTGCCGCCCTCCACGCGGCCAGAGCTCGTGTCCGCCGCCTACGAGAACGGCGACCTAGTGGTGACCGTACCGAAAGGGGCGGAGCACGGTGGGGATTTGGGAAATCGGGGTAGGCTTGTTCTTGTACAGTAActtcatattattatatccTCTTTCTCTAAAGCTCCAATTCTCAATTTCGAAAAATGCTTAGTTTGTGATACACATACCCTGCACAATTTTAATTCCACTTATAATCAATTTCGGCGTGATTAAGATGTTAGTGAAGTTAGGTTTTGTTCAGAACATAAATTGGGGTAAAAATAAGCTCAATCTTGAAGTCACTCGTTGTATTTAGGATTGAATTTTAATCTGTGTGGAATTCATTGTGTTTTGGGTGGAATTTATCTAGCATGTTATTGATGTTTGTGAGGTGATATGTGAGATTATGTAAGAATGGTGAAGCTCAGTTGCATACTCTATTAGCATAGGCATTTCTTTTTACTCCATTTGTGTGTTGTACTTATATGACTAGCATAGAATGAACCATATCTGAGCTCCATTGTTTGCATCTTGATGAaatttgtgtgatttttttaCAGAATTTGATCTTTAATGTGTTTAGTTAGTGCTTCTGCTAGATTGCGACCCTGAGTAGTAAATTTGGTGGTGGGGCGTCGTCACTCTGAAATCAAATTCGAAAGagaaagatttgatttttatttcacttttgcCGTCGTGTTTCATTCTGTCTCCATCTTTTGAGTATTGATCGCCCAAcaatttgaaaactaaaaacaaagatacttcaaaatttataacgAGTTATTTTTCCTTGTAAAAGAAATAGAACCAAGTTTACATATGATATAGTAATTCGACTAAAGCAAGAATATAGTAAAACGAATTCTTGATCATCATTCATCCATAGCAAATCGCCCCAAAAGCTACACAAAAATGACATGATTTAGTTTTGcatcaaataaattgaagggtcggaaatgaaaataataattagaaaatggCACTCGCTCCATTCTTTGTTAACTAAGACACTTCTTTTCAAACTCGGATTAACAAAGAGagttaatttataaaaataaataactcgATTTataaggaacggagggaggaATAACTAACTTGTCCGCCGATAGATTCGGAAATAACACGATGGCCAACGACGGTGGTCTCTGTAATTTGAGTTCCGCCTTCCCTAATGGCTTCGGTGGTGTCGTCGTGCCCAACTACGCCGCGCTCCTCGTTGAGCTCCGCCACCGATTTCATCACGCTTGCCATCCCGCTCTTCTGCGTCTCCCCAAACACGCTCTTCTCCGCTGACTCCATGGCAGCGGCGTCTTGTGGTGTTATGGCTTTCGCGGCTAGCTCGCCGGAGACGTCGAAAACGTCGCCGTATTTGATGGCTTTGAACTTTTTTGGCTTCTCCGTCTCCTTGTTCATTTTTACCTGTTACTAAGGGTGAAAATTGATTGTATTTTTAGGGGATTTTGGCGGTGGAGTCTACCCACTTGTCACTATTTTCAACTTCCAGGTGGCAAATCTAGAATTTTACAAATTCACCTATCTTTATTCTTCAGACTCGACTCGAGTTTGGATCGaacaatttaatactccttccgttccggTTCAAGAGtcttattttgtcattatCATTCCAGTTTAAGAGTCTTATTTTGTCATCATCGTCTGTCCCAATTTAAGAgttctatttaaaatttatcatatttgacataaaatttaaccacattattgatgaaatttacactcaaatgtcattacttttataaaaaataaaataaaacaaaatcctaaacatacaaaaagtcAGAAGggtctcactttccactatttcacttcaattattacacactccaacaACCACTacctcacttcatttattacacacacaatcaatttcttaaaacccgtgtcgtaACTAAATCTTACTCTTAAactggaacggagagagtaatatttaaatttatagataTCCTCCATCCCAAAAAGAATTGAAAGGATATTAATGGGGATAAGCATCGGAGTGCTGATTATATACTAAGCACCGAAGTGCTGATAATAGTAAAccatgtagtagtactaatgtAGAAGTGCTGAttagagcattcacaatggTTTTCCACTCGTCCACCCGATCGACAATTTTCGGGCTTGTCCGTGATCGCCCGCCCATTGTAGGTGATCGATCGATCGGTGGGACAACCGAAGTTCGGTCGCCCGACGCGTCGGACGCTCAAAACATTTAAAGAACTTACATGGTAAAGTTTAAAATTCCATGTTggcaaataaagaaatttaaaattcaccTATCTCTTCtattcaaaataaagtttatAGAAACTtaaatgaagttcaacaaaactTGATTGTGTCAAGCAATCAGaggttaaatattttaaaattcacctATCAACTACCtcggacgaaggaagtatttgATATTCTAAATTTGATCTGGATCATCGTTGGACTgttggagggagtatttgatattcTAAATTTGATCTGGATCATGGTTCTAAGTTCTAACTCATTCGCTCGCAACATTCATTGAATGCTGATAATAGCCTGATATATACCGTACTAGTACCATGTAAAAATCactttattcaaattaatgcATGCAAGGGTTGAATGAtgttaaaatgatgatgtgattgtaattcaaaatttcaagttaaaaACATTGGTGAAGTgaagaaaaattcaaattttatgactCAACGATAATTCGATCTTTTGTCCAAGAACAAGTGGCTGCATCGGCCTAATGTTAATTTGCAATTATCCAGAGTCCAgtttaaaataagagatagatattctaattcaatttaaaattgaacaaaCGCATAATAACCATcgataaaatggaaaataaattactccaaatgtataaaattaaagaaacaaagaGACAGCCTACAAGTTCCTTACCAGATTTACTGTCTTAAAAACCatgatcaaaattaaaattgaaacccAATATTGGGATCCAAAACGAAGACATGAGGAGTCTGTTCATATCTCTTACAGAGCGTATAACAAAAGTATCCATAGCAAAGAGATATATGAAGTGACAACGCTCATCGCTTCTTTGAGACACCAACAGTCTTTCCCCTGCGACCGGTGGTCTTGGTGTGCTGTCCACGCACGCGAAGGCCCCAGTAGTGACGGAGACCACGGTGGTTTCTGAAAGTAATGCGCACACAAAAACAATTAGTTATAAGCAACAGTTGGATATAGAGTAAGAACATCAAGTAAAGAATCACACCTGATCTTCTTTAATCGCTCAAGATCATCCCTGAGCTTCATGTCCAGAGCATTGGATGTCACTTGGGAAAACTTGCCATCCTTGTAATCCTTCTTCCTGTTCAAAAACCAGTCAGGGATCTTGAACTGGCGGGGGTTTGCGACAATAACCATCAAGCTGTCAATTTCAGCAGCAGAGAGTTCACCAGCCCTGCAAAAGATTAAATAACAGTTAGATCACTTGCAACTCACACCACAAATTGAAGTAGACAAAGAGTTGAAGGCTAGTCAAGCATTCCAACAAAAGAACTTCAATAAAGTAGACAGCAATGTAGACAGTTTAAGACCATTGGATTGATTTATAACTGAGCAAAATCTGATTGTCACACATGAGCCAACACATGACGAATTGAAATTATCTATAGTCCCAATAGATTAAAATGTTGATAGTTTTTACAAACAATATGTTACCAACTTTTCAGCATCCATACCAATATTCTAGGTAAAAAAGATATACAAAATTTAGAGACTATGGGGCAAtgtaaaacaataattaactaTGATCAGTTAGcagaaaaaccaaaatcgTAATGCCTAAACACCTATGAGCTCAAACTAAACATAAACAGACGTGGAATCTAAGCCAAGAGTACAAATTACAGTGCATAACATTTGTTTATTCTCATTTAATAGATTGATATACAAATAATCCCAATAGAGATGGAAAAACTGGCAATAGACAGCATAGGATTCAACAAGCTCAAACTTAAATCTATTGGTGGTGGAACAAAGTACAACAATCTTGAGTGTTCAACAAAGCTCAAACTCAAATTATCAACACTAAAATATTTCATCGGCACATCTAAATTATTAACAAAGAGTTAGTCACAACACAAAATCTATCATTAAATTCCCTTCAGCAATCCAATTAATGAAAGAGTACAAGGTTCTGGAATAGCACACACAGATTCAAACTTAAATTCTATTAACAGTGCAACAAAATTGAGCAAATCTCGCCGTGTTCAAAACAATTATATAAAGCTACCGAAATCTATCATTAAATCGCCTCAGCAATTAGACTATCGAAAGTGCGAATTCGAACGATGAAACTGGAATAGCACATAGTTACAATATTATTGGTGGAACAATCAACACTGAGAATAGTGAGACGTCATTAATTCAGAGAGAAAGCCAAACCTCTTATTCATGTCAATATCGGCTTTTTTGCAGACGATGTTGGCGAAACGTCGGCCAATACCCTTGATCGAGGTCATGGCGAACATAATCTTCTGCTTGCCATCAACGTTGGTGTTCTGCACACGCAGAATGTGCTGGAAATCTTCGTTTGCTACGAGAGACTGCAGCTCCAATCATTAGTTACAAATCTAAAAGATTacacaagaaaacaaagagcGAATTAGATCGAGGAACACACCATTTTTAGGGTTTGGAATCGAGCAGCGGTGTGTTGCGTTCTTCGACGGCTGCTGCTCCGCTATGACTAAGAGTGAGTTTATGAGAACATAACCCTAAAACCgtggttttatttatttatttttataggtCATTCAACTATGATAATTTGCACTTTCGCCCCATAATAACATTAAACTATTCAATTGAGAATTTGCACTTTCGCCCCACAATAAGAGTAAACTATATTCTTTGAAATTAGTGGaagtctatttattaaaatataaataacacttAATCTAAGATTGGGAACTAAACATgcaaataaaatgcaattagAAGAAAACATATAAACTGGAACGCAGACTGGGCAAGTTGGTAAACTGGGCAACTTAGCAGTGGCGAAAATAAGAACATTTCggaaatgaaaagagagcagCAACTTGCATGAGCATCCTAAGTTCAGAAAGCAAAAGGAACTAAGTTAAAAGACTAAGGAAAATAAACTAAGTGTTGGCTCCTAAAAGAAAGCTAGAAAACTAGGATTGTGACACTTAAAAGTGGCTAGATTAATTAACACCTAAAAGGTAAACTAAATCACATGTAAATGAAGGTTGAGTGCAGAAATTAACTAAGCTAAATGGCTGCCACAAGTGAAAAGAAAGCATGTACTTGTTGTCTCCTAAACCCTATTATCCAAAGTGTAAAACCAATGGATAAAAGCCTACAACTAATGGTCCCTTCACTTGCTTCTAAAAGCTGATATCTCTCCTAATTCTACATCATAAGGCACGAAAATATggagaagaaagagaatagATGGCTGCTACATAATTAAAGATGCAAGAGAAACACAAAATCATCAAGTAAACTACCTAATTATGCATTGAAAACACCAAATTAAAAGCTGAAACTTAAAGCACTTAAACATGATGAAATAAGCTTCAAGAACACTTAAACATggtgaaaataaaatgcttGAGAAACTGATTTTAAAAGCTTGAAAGAAATTTTAACTAAACAAGAGCATAACCAACACTAGAACTAAACAACAAGTTAAAATCGGAAATCAAACAAGAACTAAACTTTAAAGCACATTAAATACACAAACACTTAGAGCAATTACTACTTgaaataagattttaaaacaagaacaacaacaacaactaaGATTTAGAAAGGAGCAAAAGTACTACAAAGTTAAGAACAAGCTAACTAGAGAAAGCAAACACTACtactaaattactactacttcaaCCCATAGTGAACAATGATCTTGGCAGCCTTGAAGTGAAAATCTCTCTTCTtaaggaagagagaaaagtttcctagagagagaataaactaaaactaaactaaagaGTGATAGATGATTAGTGGTTTGGGGAAAAGcatagttaaatattttgttacatttttcaaataaaagttatttcCCCTTTCTCATGCCCTAGGGACGGATGTGGACACGTGTAGCAACAAGGAAGCAGTCTTGTAATTGTGCTCAAGTGGCTCCATGCAGTTTTCCCGTCGGGTCCAGCTTGGCCAAGCTGACAGCTTGGGCAGTTTGCCATTTCTCtgattttcttcaaattcttgCACTTTTGCCTCCTTTTTGCATCACTCCACTACAAATGCCTTTCTACAATTCCTCCGAACCATATGCTCAATTCCCTGCCAAAATAGCATCTTCTCATGCAAATATTCAACTTATAAGTGCTAAAAGTGATCAAATCCGATTGACGAAAACTAGCCTATcagatgtcaacaacaactttatttatgtcaactattatgtcaacaacaaatattttcatgtcaacgacgtatattatttatgtcaacaacaatgttttacttataattcatgtcaacaataatgttttacatataatttatgtcaacaacatttttcataaaatttataccaacgatctatataattcatgacaacaacaaacgttattatgtcaacgagctatataattcatgtaaaaaataaacattttcatgtcaacaacttatataatttatgtcaacaatactattttaggcaatatcacaaacaccttATCTACACAACTCAAAAATTCCAGCAACATAATCGAATTAAAAACtgcatccatatatttcacaaatttcatcGTACAATTAAACACACGCAAATTTAAATCTACAAATATTGACAAACACCAAACCCAGCATGGCTCCGaacaaatacacaaaaaatacaaccTAAACTCAACCCTTCTCACCATCACCCACAACTCCATCTCATCCACAACTCCCACACCTTCCACAACATGACTCTCCACATCTTTCTCCACCACCAATCACACtatttctattcaatttttacaGTGAACAAACACTTCATTTATTGCTCAACATATGAACACAACAATCACTTATTATCTCTTTGCATCATCAACAATCATATacacaataattaatgtcaaccacaaatattttcatgtcaacaacctatattatttatgtcaacaacaatgttttacgcatatcaacaacaatgttttacatataactcatgtcaacaacatttttcataaaatttgtgtcaacgacttatataattcatgtcaacaacaaacgttattatgtcaacgagcAAATGCAAGTGATTTACGAAGCAGATTTGAGAGGCATAAAtcgaattaaataaaaaattgcaagATCTGTGCTGAAGTCGCGAGATAAAAGCGAAATTCAGCATTGAAATGAGCAGAAATCAgtattttcagattttttccCAAATGTTCAAGCATTTTGATAAAAACAACGAAAATCGT is a window from the Salvia hispanica cultivar TCC Black 2014 chromosome 1, UniMelb_Shisp_WGS_1.0, whole genome shotgun sequence genome containing:
- the LOC125201801 gene encoding late embryogenesis abundant protein D-34-like, whose protein sequence is MNKETEKPKKFKAIKYGDVFDVSGELAAKAITPQDAAAMESAEKSVFGETQKSGMASVMKSVAELNEERGVVGHDDTTEAIREGGTQITETTVVGHRVISESIGGQLLGRFAMDE
- the LOC125206398 gene encoding 40S ribosomal protein S18, with product MSLVANEDFQHILRVQNTNVDGKQKIMFAMTSIKGIGRRFANIVCKKADIDMNKRAGELSAAEIDSLMVIVANPRQFKIPDWFLNRKKDYKDGKFSQVTSNALDMKLRDDLERLKKIRNHRGLRHYWGLRVRGQHTKTTGRRGKTVGVSKKR
- the LOC125201794 gene encoding uncharacterized protein LOC125201794, with the protein product MKVHPSPRNLNITLRYDVASLLAQANACRQKKLLRLPHIFAKVLELPFHSDADVSVDETPASIRFTAATDDISGDVRADAVAIYPGVTKIVIRGNGVVDLSGTEFELDLWRFRLPPSTRPELVSAAYENGDLVVTVPKGAEHGGDLGNRGRLVLVQ